Proteins co-encoded in one Sulfurimonas sp. HSL1-2 genomic window:
- a CDS encoding DoxX family protein → MQCQLSNLCKIVEPAVEKLQSVALLFVRLILAYGFYEPAKMKWNDIGSVAEWFASMGLPLPTLQAYMAATTEASGVVLLTLGLFTRLISIPLMAVMLVAITLVHLPNGFQSGNNGFEIPLYYFIMLFVLLTHGAGNLSFDRLLFKSKEA, encoded by the coding sequence ATGCAATGCCAGCTTTCCAACCTATGTAAAATCGTCGAACCGGCCGTCGAAAAGCTTCAGAGTGTCGCACTGCTTTTCGTACGGCTGATCCTCGCCTACGGTTTCTATGAACCGGCGAAGATGAAGTGGAACGACATCGGCTCCGTGGCCGAATGGTTCGCTTCCATGGGGCTTCCACTGCCCACACTGCAGGCATACATGGCGGCAACGACGGAAGCGTCGGGTGTCGTGCTGTTGACACTGGGGCTTTTTACGCGGCTGATATCCATTCCGCTGATGGCCGTCATGCTCGTTGCCATTACCCTGGTGCACCTGCCCAACGGTTTCCAGTCGGGCAACAACGGGTTTGAAATCCCGCTGTACTACTTCATTATGCTTTTCGTCCTGCTGACGCACGGCGCCGGTAACCTCTCCTTCGACCGGCTGCTGTTCAAAAGCAAAGAGGCCTGA